CCCAGTGCCTTGGCCACGCCGATAAAGTCCGGGGTGTAGATGTCTACGCCGACCGGCTCGATGGCGCGGTTGACCATGTATTTCTTGATCTCCTCGTAGCCCTGGTTATTCCACAGCAACACGATGATCGGCGTGCGGGCTTCCACCGCGCTGGCCAGTTCCGGCAGGCTAAATTGCAGGCCGCCGTCGCCGATCAGGCACACCACCGGTTGCCCATCGCCGCGTCCCAGCCACGCACCGATAGCGGCGGGCAGGGCGTAACCCAAGGTGCCGTAGCCGGTGGAGGAATTGAACCAGCGGCGCGGGTGGTCGAGGTTCAGGGTCAGGTTGCCGCTGTACACCGGTTGCGTGGAGTCGCCCACCATGACGGCGCCGGGCAGTGTCTCCAGGACCGTGTTGAGCAACAGGGTTTGCGCGCGGGTGGCGGCGTCCCAGGTGGGCGCCAGTTCAGCCCATAAACGGGCGACGCGTTGGCTGCCCCAGTCGGTGCGGCGCGGCGCTAAAGATGTGCTGCCCAACTCAGTCAACAAGGCCTCGGCGGCGATCTGTGCATCGGCCACCAAGGCGATGTGAGGCGGGTAGTTGCGCACGGTCTGGTCGGGGTCGATGTCGATACGCAACAGTGCGCCTGGAATGTCAAAGCCGCCGGCGAAGGTCACGTCGTAATCGGTTTCCCCAAGCTCAGTGCCAATGGCCAACACCACGTCGGCCTCGGCGACCAATGCGCGGGTGGCAACCAAGGTTTGGGTCGAGCCGACCAGCAACGGGTGCGCGGCGGGCAACATGCCTTTGGCGTTGATGGTCAGGGCCACCGGCGCGCCCAGGGTTTCGGCCAGGCGAGTCAAGGCGGGTGCAGCATCGATGGCACCGCCACCGGCCAGGATCAGCGGGCGCTTGGCCGACGCCAGCAACTGACTCATCTGCTTGATCGCCGAGGGTGCAGCGCCGGCGCGTGCGACGCTGATCGGTTCGCTGCCCAGCAGTGCGTCAGCGTCTTGCACCAACACATCCAAAGGGATTTCGATATGCACCGGCCGCGGACGACCGGCCTGGAACAGTGCAAACGCCCGCGCCAGCACACCGGGCAACTCTGCCGCCGACATCAAGGTATGGGAGAACGCCGCCACACCCGCAATCATCGCGCTCTGGTTCGGCAGTTCATGCAGCTTGCCGCGCCCGCCGCCCAATTGGCTGCGTGACTGCACGCTGGAGATCACCAGCATCGGGATCGAGTCGGCATAGGCCTGGCCCATCGCCGTGGTGATATTGGTCATGCCGGGGCCGGTGATGATGAAACACACGCCGGGCTTGCCGCTGGTGCGCGCATAGCCGTCGGCCATGAACCCGGCACCTTGCTCGTGGCGCGGGGTGACGTGGCGGATACGGGAACGGGCCAGGCCGCGATACAGTTCCACGGTGTGCACGCCGGGGATGCCGAACACCTGGTCCACGCCGTAGCCTTCCAGGAGTTTGACCAACACTTCGCCGCAGGTCGCCATACAGGTCGCTCTTGTTATGGATTCGAGGCGGTATTGGACCGGCTGGCCCGTAGCGGCAACAATCGATAAAAAGTCATACTAGCCATGTCTTCACGTCATGGCTGAACCCTATGAAACGCCTTCCGCCGCTGCCCGCGCTGCACACCTTCTGGGTCACGGCCCAGTGCTGCAACTTCACTCGCGCCGCCGAGCAACTGCACATCACCCAGGGCGCGGTGAGTCGGCAGATCGCCGGGCTGGAAAGCCACTTGGGCTACGCGCTGTTCCAACGCCAGGCGCGCGGTTTGAGCCTGACCGAAGAGGGGCGCGAGTGGTCAGTGCGGGCGCAGCACGTATTTGGCTTGCTCGGTGACGCGGTGGAGCAGATCGGCAGTCGCCGCCAGACCTTGCAGCTCAAGGCGTCCACCTGCGTGATGCGCTGGTTGCTGCCGCGCCTGATGCAGTGGCAAAAGGAGCGCCCGGACGTGCCGGTGGAACTCACCACCACCGTGGCCTACAGCGTGGATTTTCGGCGCGAGCAATTTGATGCAGCGGTGATCTACGCCCCCATCGCCGAGCAGTCGGCCGAGGCGCGGCATTTGTTCGACGAGCAACTCACACCGGTCTGCGCGCCGGGTTTACTGCCGGGCTTGCAAGCACCGCAGCACTTGCAGCAACAGGTGCTGCTGCACCCCACGCGGGACGAGCGGGATTGGGCGTTGTGGTTGAAGGCGGCGAATATCCACTTGAGCAATCTGAGCCAGGGTCATCATTTCGAAACGCTGGACTTGGCAATGACGGTGGCCTCCCAGGGTTCCGGGGTGGCGATTGGCGACAGCGCGTTGATTGGCGAGGATGTGAAGGCGGGGCGGTTGGTGATGCCGTTTGAGCTGCGGGTGCGGACGGGGATGGGGTATTACCTGGTGTATCCGCCGGGGACGAAGCCGTCGACCGGGCTCGAAGCGTTAATGGATTGGTTAGTCAGCCAGGCGCAATGTCCAGAGCATTGAAGGGCAAATGTGAGAGGGGGCTTGCCCCTCCCACATTTATTGACCGCGTTGTGTCAGTAACCGACGGTAAACCGCTTGCGCGAGTGCTTTGGTGTTTCCACTTCATCAATCATTGCGATGGCGTAGTCGGCAAAGCTGATCGAGCTTTTGCCGTCGCTGCTCACCAGCAAATCATCCTGGCCCAGACGGAATTTACCGGTGCGCTCGGTCCCATCGAACAGCGCCGATGGCGACAGGAATGTCCAATCCAGTTCTTGTTCCTGGCGCAGGGTCTCCAGGAATTCAGCCCCTGCGCTGGCTTCTGCCTTGTACTCGGCAGGGAAACCTTCGCTGTCGATCACTCGACCACCACCTGGCAGCAACAGCGAACCCGCACCGCCCACCACCAGCAGGCGTTTCACCCCAGCCTGTTTCACCGGCCCGATCACGGCGCTGGCGGGCAGGGTGGCAAAATGCGCGGCGCTGATTACCACATCGCTGCCGCTGATGGCCTGTTGCAGTGCAGCGGCGTCCAGCGCGTCCACTTGTTTGACGGTGACGTTCGGGCGCGCTGTCAGCTTGTCGGTATTACGCGCGATGGCGGTGACGCTGTGCCCACGACGCAACGCTT
The genomic region above belongs to Pseudomonas sp. S35 and contains:
- a CDS encoding 5-guanidino-2-oxopentanoate decarboxylase, encoding MATCGEVLVKLLEGYGVDQVFGIPGVHTVELYRGLARSRIRHVTPRHEQGAGFMADGYARTSGKPGVCFIITGPGMTNITTAMGQAYADSIPMLVISSVQSRSQLGGGRGKLHELPNQSAMIAGVAAFSHTLMSAAELPGVLARAFALFQAGRPRPVHIEIPLDVLVQDADALLGSEPISVARAGAAPSAIKQMSQLLASAKRPLILAGGGAIDAAPALTRLAETLGAPVALTINAKGMLPAAHPLLVGSTQTLVATRALVAEADVVLAIGTELGETDYDVTFAGGFDIPGALLRIDIDPDQTVRNYPPHIALVADAQIAAEALLTELGSTSLAPRRTDWGSQRVARLWAELAPTWDAATRAQTLLLNTVLETLPGAVMVGDSTQPVYSGNLTLNLDHPRRWFNSSTGYGTLGYALPAAIGAWLGRGDGQPVVCLIGDGGLQFSLPELASAVEARTPIIVLLWNNQGYEEIKKYMVNRAIEPVGVDIYTPDFIGVAKALGCAAERIQGIAPLRTALLAAAERQGPTLIEIDQGLWMKEVAL
- a CDS encoding LysR substrate-binding domain-containing protein — translated: MKRLPPLPALHTFWVTAQCCNFTRAAEQLHITQGAVSRQIAGLESHLGYALFQRQARGLSLTEEGREWSVRAQHVFGLLGDAVEQIGSRRQTLQLKASTCVMRWLLPRLMQWQKERPDVPVELTTTVAYSVDFRREQFDAAVIYAPIAEQSAEARHLFDEQLTPVCAPGLLPGLQAPQHLQQQVLLHPTRDERDWALWLKAANIHLSNLSQGHHFETLDLAMTVASQGSGVAIGDSALIGEDVKAGRLVMPFELRVRTGMGYYLVYPPGTKPSTGLEALMDWLVSQAQCPEH
- a CDS encoding NAD(P)-dependent oxidoreductase, which translates into the protein MSKIAIIGATGRAGSQLLEEALRRGHSVTAIARNTDKLTARPNVTVKQVDALDAAALQQAISGSDVVISAAHFATLPASAVIGPVKQAGVKRLLVVGGAGSLLLPGGGRVIDSEGFPAEYKAEASAGAEFLETLRQEQELDWTFLSPSALFDGTERTGKFRLGQDDLLVSSDGKSSISFADYAIAMIDEVETPKHSRKRFTVGY